In Besnoitia besnoiti strain Bb-Ger1 chromosome IX, whole genome shotgun sequence, a single genomic region encodes these proteins:
- a CDS encoding SAG-related sequence SRS33 (encoded by transcript BESB_014510), producing the protein MAPGTVLSAGPLCPWRLRRVSALAVVFLALAAVDSRANVIRKITFESCDSRNQKVILTVNPGDSLFIRCAGAVNPVPKHINVACCHDTGARCTEETEKTYQETFPSAPPEFIFSYGDGINSAWQLKIPESTKAPYPSFSVGWQGPPSSLVNNGVRTAPQTTVVIRVEEAMDSEILVSITSTISRSAAPASTLAGSKQKELLRGGVLAALGLLVSLAAGGRWERG; encoded by the coding sequence ATGGCGCCTGGGACAGTCCTCTCCGCCGGACCGCTCTGCCcctggcgtctgcggcgcgtttcGGCGCTGGCCGTAGTCTTcttggcgctcgccgccgtcgactcGCGAGCGAACGTGATTCGGAAGATCACGTTCGAGAGCTGCGACTCGCGCAACCAGAAAGTGATTCTGACGGTGAACCCCGGCGACTCGCTGTTCattcgctgcgccggcgccgtgaACCCGGTGCCGAAGCACATCAACGTCGCCTGCTGCCACGACACCGGTGCGCGCTGCACGGAGGAGACTGAGAAGACGTACCAAGAGACCtttccctcggcgccgcccgagTTCATTTTTTCGTACGGAGACGGCATCAACAGTGCGTGGCAACTGAAGATCCCAGAAAGCACCAAGGCGCCTTACCCCTCCTTCAGCGTCGGCTGGCAgggcccgccctcctcgctcgtGAACAACGGCGTCCGCACCGCGCCTCAGACAACTGTCGTCATCCGCGTCGAGGAAGCGATGGACTCCGAAATCCTGGTCTCCATCACCTCCACCATCTCGAGGTctgccgcccccgcctccaCGCTCGCCGGGTCGAAGCAGAAGGaactgctgcgcggcggagtcctcgcggcgctcggcttGCTCGTCTCCTtggccgcgggcgggcgctGGGAGCGGGGCTAG
- a CDS encoding putative long-chain fatty acid CoA ligase (encoded by transcript BESB_014520), translated as MGNSQSGPQFVYNVPVEDPAPKGKRTSVYRSFFRPESLLHNFTDKKCRNMWDVFQRGVAAAPDGPCLGTRVRNADGSLGAYQWKTYREVEQLALQVGSGLLSIPDAVSKLHFDDEIFQKDLRFLAFYSKNREEWVICEEACNAYGITIVPLYDTLGPESTAYILSQTRLQSVVASQECAARLLDALEAVRQAHAAAATDANEEGEKKAEVNEEGEKKADAAADVEKKPGAEGNGEKKTDANEKGEKKTEKEGEQVFVKYLFLMDDPGAPAKALVERAEKLGLQVFTWQQLLQKGKENPVPLTDDVVSNLSTVSTVCYTSGTTGQPKGVIMSHANFVATVAGAIEGPITTPGLEVRTGDAYLSYLPLAHIYERSLQNIMFSVGGCVGFYAGDTLKLLDDIQTLEPAVFSSVPRLFNRIHDRVCDSVRDKSALAQALFNQGLATKIKKIQTTGSPVHATWDKIVFNKTKAMFGSKLRYMLVGSAPLDDSVHEKIEALFSVPLVEGYGMTETMAASFISWAGENTCGHIGGCCPCVEFCLFDISDEMPQHRLDDPHFPAGELCLRGPTITPGYFRNREETLKAIDEDGWLHSGDVAVVVPHTNTVRIIDRKKNIFKLSQGEYVSPEKIENVYIQAPLVSQAFVTGFSTQSYLVAIIVPDADKAKKWQRQRGQEPTELATLCASPEFHKAVAESMMNVAKEHKLKGFEIVKKFRLVAEPFSIENDLLTPTMKIKRFLAKERFAKEITALYSEMGAESKKAI; from the exons ATGGGGAATTCGCAGAGCGGCCCGCAGTTTGTCTACAACGTGCCCGTAGAAGATCCTGCTCCCAAAG GGAAGCGGACTTCCGTATACCGTTCGTTTTTCCGCCCCGAGTCCCTTCTCCACAACTTCACAGACAAGAAATGCCGCAACAT GTGGGATGTGTttcagcgcggcgtcgccgctgcgcccgacGGCCCCTGTCTGGGCACTCGCGTGCGGAATGCGGACGGTTCTTTGGGCGCTTACCAGTGGAAGACTTACCGCGAG GTTGAGCAActcgcgctgcaggtcgGGAGCGGCCTCCTCAGCATCCCCGACGCCGTGTCGAAGCTCCATTTCGACGACGAGATTTTTCAGAAGgatctccgcttcctcgccttctacAGCAAAAACCGCGAAGAATGGGTCATCTGCGAAGAAGCCT gcAACGCGTACGGCATCACGATCGTGCCGCTCTACGACACCCTGGGGCCTGAAAGCACAGCGTATATCCTgtcgcagacgcgcctgcagTCGGTTGTCGCTTCCCAggagtgcgcggcgcgcctgctggacGCCCTCGAGGCGGTGCGCCAGgcacacgcagccgcagct acagacgcgaatgaagagggagagaagaaggcagaggtgaatgaagagggagagaagaaggcagacgcagcagcagatgtTGAGAAGAAGCCAGGGGCGGAAGGAAatggagagaagaagacagacgcgaatgaaaagggagagaagaagacagagaaggagggAGAGCAAGTGTTTGTCAAGTATCTTTTCCTCATGGACGAcccaggcgcgccggcaAAGGCCCTGGTGGAACGCGCAGAAAAGCTCGGCCTCCAGGTTTTCACATGGCAGCAGCTTCTGCAGAAG GGCAAAGAGAATCCAGTGCCGCTCACAGACGACGTTGTCTCGAATCTCTCGACAGTCAGCACAGTCTGCTACACCTCGG gaaCCACGGGCCAGCCAAAGGGTGTGATCATGTCGCACGCGAATTTCGTCGCGACCGTTGCGGGCGCCATTGAAGGCC cgATCACGACCCCTGGGCTCGAAGTGCGGACGGGCGACGCGTATCTCTCGTATCTGCCCTTGGCGCACATTTACGAGCGCTCGCTGCAAAACATTATGTTTTCAGTTGGCGGCTGCGTAGGGTTTTATGCAGGG GACACTCTCAAGCTCCTCGACGACATTCAAACGCTCGAGCCGGCGGTCTTCAGCAG CGTGCCGCGTCTGTTTAACCGCATCCACGACCGCGTCTGCGACAGCGTGCGCGACAAGTCAGCtttggcgcaggcgctcttTAACCAAG gcctcgcgACGAAAATCAAGAAAATTCAAACGACGGGCTCGCCCGTCCACGCCACGTGGGACAAG ATAGTCTTCAACAAAACCAAGGCCATGTTCGGCTCGAAGCTGCGCTACATGCTTGTGGGAtccgcgccgctcgacgACTCGGTTCACGAGAAGATTGAAGCTCTCTTCAGCGTCCCCCTTGTGGAG GGCTACGGGATGACGGAGACGATGGCGGCCTCGTTCATTTCGTGGGCGGGCGAAAACACCTGCGGGCACAttggcggctgctgcccgtGCGTGGAGTTCTGCCTGTTTGATATCAGCGACGAGATGCCGCAGCATCGCCTGGACGATCCCCACTTCCCTGCCGGCGAgctctgcctgcgcggcccCACAATCACTCCGGGCTACTTCCGCaaccgcgaggagacgctcaAGGCGATCGACGAGGACGGCTGGCTCCACTCCGGCGACGTCGCCGTTGTCGTGCCCCATACGAACACCGTCAGGATCATCGACCGCAAGAAAAACATTTTCAAACTCTCGCAG ggagAATACGTCTCGCCCGAGAAAATTGAGAACGTATATATCCAGGCGCCCCTTGTCTCACAAGCCTTCGTCACAGGCTTTTCCACTCAG tCATACCTCGTGGCGATCATCGTGCCCGACGCTGACAAGGCGAAGAAGtggcagagacagcgcggcCAGGAGCCGACGGAGTTGGCAACTCTGTGCGCCTCACCAGAGTTTCACAAGGCTGTAGCGGAGAGCATGATGAATGTCGCGAAGGAGCACAAGCTGAAGGGCTTCGAGATCGTGAAAAAattccgcctcgtcgcagaGCCATTCTCCATCGAAAACGATCTCTTGACCCCCACCATGAAAATCAAACGCTTTCTCGCCAAAGAG CGCTTCGCGAAGGAGATCACCGCCCTATATTCGGAGATGGGCGCTGAGTCAAAGAAAGCAATCTGA